The Treponema medium genome has a window encoding:
- the flhB gene encoding flagellar biosynthesis protein FlhB: protein MRQLAIETSSEYNERHFFIDLQWFAAEDEGRTEDPTDYKIRKAREEGRVAKSQDINAALVLLFPAGALIFLSSFFLEECMEILRFFFLRSTQADIRSGIWFGIFVQYFLKLALPLALIAMLAGVIANIIQNNGFLFSTKPIQPQFNKIVPDFIRFFKRALFSTEGLFNFAKSLTKVVVLVFVAFLVIRANLPHFIELLTVSFPQAIFFIAGLAAKLLATAALLLLILAIPDYFFQRKQFIDSLKMTKQEIKEEYKELEGDPLVKGRIRQQMQAILSQNAIRNVPKADVVITNPTHFAIAMQWDSKTMAAPMVLAKGADAMAQRIKAIAREHNIPLIENKPLARALYAKVQIGDIIPEEYYRALSLVFAEVYTLNNKKQEFYRR from the coding sequence ATGCGGCAACTCGCGATAGAAACTTCAAGCGAATATAATGAGCGGCATTTTTTCATCGACTTGCAGTGGTTTGCTGCAGAGGATGAAGGACGTACCGAAGACCCAACCGACTATAAAATACGCAAAGCTCGCGAAGAAGGTCGTGTCGCAAAAAGTCAGGATATCAACGCTGCATTGGTACTGCTGTTCCCCGCCGGCGCCCTGATTTTCCTTTCTTCCTTTTTTTTGGAAGAGTGTATGGAAATCCTGCGCTTCTTTTTTTTACGGAGCACGCAGGCTGATATCCGAAGCGGTATTTGGTTCGGTATTTTCGTACAATATTTTTTGAAGCTTGCACTTCCGCTTGCGCTTATTGCAATGCTTGCAGGCGTTATCGCCAATATCATTCAAAATAACGGATTTTTATTTTCTACCAAGCCTATTCAGCCTCAATTCAATAAGATTGTCCCTGACTTCATACGTTTTTTTAAACGTGCGCTTTTTTCTACTGAAGGTTTATTCAATTTTGCAAAGTCGTTGACAAAGGTTGTTGTGCTGGTATTTGTTGCCTTTTTGGTGATACGGGCAAATCTTCCTCATTTTATTGAGCTGCTGACGGTGAGTTTTCCGCAGGCGATTTTTTTTATTGCAGGACTTGCGGCAAAATTACTTGCAACCGCTGCTTTGCTGCTTTTGATTCTTGCAATTCCCGATTACTTTTTTCAACGTAAGCAATTTATCGATTCGCTGAAGATGACAAAGCAGGAAATAAAAGAGGAATACAAGGAATTGGAGGGCGATCCGCTGGTTAAGGGACGAATCAGGCAGCAAATGCAGGCTATCCTTTCTCAAAATGCAATCCGCAATGTGCCTAAGGCCGATGTGGTTATTACGAACCCGACGCACTTTGCTATTGCAATGCAGTGGGATTCAAAAACGATGGCAGCGCCGATGGTACTGGCAAAGGGTGCCGATGCAATGGCGCAGCGGATAAAGGCGATCGCTCGTGAGCATAATATTCCATTAATAGAAAACAAACCGCTTGCTCGTGCACTCTATGCGAAAGTTCAAATCGGTGATATAATTCCTGAGGAATATTATCGGGCGCTTTCGTTAGTATTTGCAGAAGTATATACCCTCAACAACAAAAAACAGGAATTCTATAGAAGATAA
- the fliR gene encoding flagellar biosynthetic protein FliR, which produces MDPNPFSFLLVKAPLFFLVCVRIFAMISTTPLLSTKAVSRIVKISLAGLIGFLVMPAAYGSPLDVQGFNLDYALLVIGEALLGVLTGFFISIIFASFSTAGQFFSYQMGFGASEVYDALAQIENPLMGQFLNFIAVLIFLQIKGFQTLFLGGVLRSFQSINCFMFLEKRELLVSFLITNLSSLFLNAMMIAMPVMGTLFLVHISMGLLSKAAPQMNLLSEGFPITILLTFFLLTVSLPFMANLFVRILENGFAAFESLLIRAGGGI; this is translated from the coding sequence ATGGATCCTAATCCTTTCTCCTTTTTACTTGTAAAAGCTCCTCTCTTTTTTTTGGTTTGTGTGCGGATATTTGCGATGATTTCTACGACGCCGCTTCTTTCGACAAAGGCGGTGTCGCGTATTGTAAAGATTTCACTGGCAGGGTTAATCGGTTTTTTGGTGATGCCTGCCGCCTACGGTTCCCCATTGGATGTGCAGGGATTTAATCTTGACTATGCGTTGCTGGTTATCGGCGAAGCACTGCTCGGTGTGCTGACCGGCTTTTTTATCAGCATCATCTTTGCGTCGTTCAGTACAGCCGGTCAATTTTTTTCGTATCAGATGGGGTTCGGTGCATCGGAAGTGTATGATGCGCTTGCTCAAATTGAGAACCCGCTGATGGGACAATTCTTAAATTTTATTGCAGTGTTGATCTTTTTGCAGATTAAGGGGTTCCAAACGCTGTTTTTAGGCGGCGTACTTCGCAGCTTTCAGTCGATTAACTGTTTTATGTTTTTAGAGAAACGGGAACTGTTAGTCTCATTCCTTATAACAAACCTCAGCAGCCTTTTCTTAAACGCAATGATGATTGCGATGCCGGTTATGGGTACACTCTTTTTAGTGCATATTTCGATGGGGCTGCTGTCAAAAGCGGCGCCTCAGATGAACCTTTTATCGGAAGGCTTCCCGATAACTATTTTGCTCACCTTCTTCCTTTTGACCGTTTCGCTGCCGTTTATGGCAAATTTATTTGTGCGGATTCTGGAAAATGGATTTGCGGCATTTGAGTCGCTTCTGATTCGCGCCGGCGGAGGTATCTAG
- a CDS encoding MATE family efflux transporter: MTMAARFRAVFFDKNFLRTLFTIALPIMLQNFLSAFVNILDTVMIGKLGTIELAAVGLGNQLFFLLNLILYGIGSGSMVFTAQFWGKKDFKGLHKTLGISMLVSVFFAVLFTVCCVSMPKEILSLYTKDTAVIETGVQYLRLSALCFIPFAINFMLMITLRSIEKVKVAVGATLVSLIVNTTLNAILIFGLFGAPALGVCGAAIATVIARFVELFITFAVTKYRKYPVLGTLKNHFTFDAKFLKVYLLIVLPVLLNETLWSFGITFHHKIFASINTFSYAAFNITNTISQLTWVIFIGFGNGVSVLIGKKIGEKHDSDARQYAAKVLLFIPIVAIFIGAALIPISYLVPFIFNVEPIVLSTVKTLFVVLACCYPLKACNMCILIGLVRAGGDTRFGMICDTFIMWLIAIPLASFVSIHTALPPWVVYMCLFSEEPLKLLLGLWRIRSGKWLHSVTD, from the coding sequence ATGACGATGGCAGCGCGGTTTAGGGCGGTATTTTTTGATAAAAATTTTTTAAGAACATTGTTTACAATCGCTCTTCCGATTATGCTGCAGAATTTTCTGAGCGCCTTTGTTAATATCCTCGATACGGTGATGATCGGTAAGCTCGGTACCATCGAGCTTGCGGCTGTCGGCTTGGGGAATCAACTTTTCTTTTTGCTCAACCTGATTCTATACGGTATTGGTTCCGGCAGCATGGTATTTACGGCGCAGTTCTGGGGCAAAAAAGATTTTAAGGGCTTACATAAAACACTCGGCATTTCTATGCTGGTGTCTGTATTCTTTGCTGTTCTGTTTACGGTCTGCTGTGTAAGTATGCCGAAAGAAATACTGTCGTTGTATACAAAAGATACTGCGGTAATCGAAACCGGTGTGCAATATCTGAGGTTGTCGGCGTTGTGCTTTATCCCGTTTGCGATAAATTTTATGCTGATGATTACGCTGCGTTCCATCGAAAAAGTGAAAGTTGCAGTCGGTGCTACGCTGGTGTCTTTGATTGTCAATACGACGCTGAATGCTATTTTAATTTTCGGGTTATTCGGCGCTCCTGCATTGGGCGTCTGCGGGGCGGCTATTGCAACCGTTATTGCCCGTTTTGTTGAACTCTTTATTACGTTTGCCGTAACAAAGTATCGGAAATATCCTGTTTTAGGAACGTTAAAAAACCACTTTACCTTTGATGCTAAATTCTTAAAAGTGTACCTCTTAATTGTACTACCGGTACTGTTAAACGAAACTTTGTGGTCTTTCGGTATCACATTCCATCACAAAATTTTTGCAAGTATTAACACGTTTTCTTATGCAGCGTTTAATATTACCAACACTATCTCGCAGTTGACGTGGGTTATCTTTATCGGCTTCGGTAATGGAGTGAGTGTTTTAATCGGAAAGAAAATAGGTGAAAAGCATGACAGCGACGCACGGCAATATGCCGCTAAAGTGTTGTTGTTTATTCCAATAGTTGCGATCTTTATCGGTGCCGCGCTGATTCCTATTTCGTATCTTGTTCCTTTTATTTTTAATGTGGAGCCGATTGTATTGTCAACGGTTAAAACACTGTTTGTTGTGTTGGCATGCTGTTATCCCCTTAAAGCCTGCAATATGTGTATATTGATAGGACTGGTGCGCGCGGGCGGCGATACCCGTTTCGGCATGATTTGCGACACCTTTATTATGTGGCTGATTGCGATTCCGCTTGCATCTTTCGTATCGATTCATACCGCGCTTCCGCCGTGGGTCGTTTATATGTGCCTCTTTAGCGAAGAGCCGCTCAAACTGCTGCTAGGGCTGTGGCGGATTAGATCCGGTAAATGGCTCCATTCAGTTACCGACTAA
- the flhF gene encoding flagellar biosynthesis protein FlhF: MELFVEQDSTYDKCLKKITKKHGDAVTIWRRKDAKISRLFGLFEKDMVEVTFTVNDKIPPRPSLLSEQQPPVRPATRLTGVSNLNDEEERLKIVTRYANKNPAAADELRQYVDMTAKKNPEKKSVSISTPEQEKSVDKLTETVERLVAEMKKQNAPRVDAEHEHIVKVQKILEENDFSPSYIKKLSARLKDELSYTEIEDFLTVQKKIFELLAESIKIKPADSQPKTRVVLLVGPTGVGKTTTLAKIAVQYIRKNSEHPLRVKVITIDNWRIGAAYQMKRYCELMGIPLMVASSPAEVRKYMALYREEADVICIDTIGRSPKDREKISTMQNYFTELGDDAEVYLTVCAGTRINDIREIMKEYAVFKYKSLIITKFDETSYIGNLLSIISETNIPITYITAGQEVPQDFMLADVEVFLKKLKGFSVDEEYINQLCNKDRE; encoded by the coding sequence ATGGAACTTTTTGTTGAGCAAGATTCGACGTATGATAAATGTCTGAAAAAAATTACAAAAAAGCATGGCGATGCCGTTACCATCTGGAGAAGGAAAGATGCCAAAATTAGCCGGCTTTTTGGACTTTTCGAAAAAGATATGGTGGAGGTAACATTTACGGTAAACGATAAAATACCTCCGCGGCCGTCTTTACTTTCGGAACAGCAGCCGCCGGTGAGACCGGCAACCAGATTGACCGGTGTGAGTAATTTAAACGATGAAGAAGAGCGGCTTAAAATCGTAACACGATATGCAAATAAAAATCCTGCTGCTGCCGATGAGCTGCGCCAATATGTTGATATGACAGCAAAAAAAAATCCTGAAAAAAAGTCTGTTTCCATTTCTACACCGGAGCAGGAGAAGTCTGTAGATAAGCTTACCGAAACAGTGGAACGTCTTGTTGCGGAAATGAAAAAACAGAATGCACCGCGGGTAGATGCCGAACATGAGCATATTGTCAAAGTCCAAAAGATACTCGAAGAAAATGATTTTTCTCCTTCATATATCAAAAAGCTTTCTGCCCGTCTGAAGGATGAACTGAGTTATACGGAAATCGAAGATTTTTTGACAGTACAGAAAAAAATCTTTGAACTGCTTGCCGAATCAATCAAAATTAAACCTGCCGACAGTCAACCTAAAACACGGGTAGTCTTATTGGTCGGTCCTACAGGGGTTGGGAAAACAACAACGCTTGCAAAAATTGCCGTACAGTATATCCGTAAAAATTCCGAGCATCCCTTACGGGTTAAAGTAATTACGATTGATAACTGGCGTATTGGGGCAGCGTATCAGATGAAGCGCTACTGTGAATTGATGGGGATTCCTTTGATGGTAGCGTCAAGTCCTGCCGAAGTACGCAAATATATGGCATTGTATCGCGAAGAAGCCGATGTTATTTGTATCGATACCATCGGGCGGAGTCCGAAAGACCGCGAAAAGATTTCGACCATGCAAAATTATTTTACCGAACTGGGTGATGATGCCGAGGTATATTTGACGGTATGCGCCGGAACGCGAATAAACGATATTCGGGAAATTATGAAAGAGTATGCGGTTTTTAAATACAAATCGCTGATCATTACAAAGTTTGATGAAACCTCATATATCGGCAATTTATTGAGTATTATTTCGGAAACGAATATACCGATAACGTATATAACGGCGGGGCAAGAAGTACCGCAGGATTTTATGCTTGCCGATGTCGAAGTCTTTTTAAAAAAACTAAAAGGCTTTTCAGTTGATGAAGAATATATCAATCAACTGTGTAATAAAGATAGAGAGTAA
- the flhA gene encoding flagellar biosynthesis protein FlhA, which yields MAAKKYNIDIAVAFTVILMVLMFIIPLPTVLLDFFMALNLTFSLVVLLIVLFTARATDFSVFPSLLLLSTIFGLVLNVSSTRLILSKGEAFDGAMIRAFSSFVIGASGSQGLVIGFVIFIILIAVQAFVITKGAKRVAEVSARFKLDSHPTKSMSIDAEYNAGIITDEEARQKKEQLQREDDFYGAMDGANQFVSGNVKVGIFITVINVIAGLIIGMVFRTESFSNALRTYTTLSIGDGLLAQLPSLFLSVATGLLVTRMIDEGSFGQDIKKQFSQIGWIYFVAAGTLAIMGVLPGFPHVVLFIIAFVLAFVGWRIVKEERTFKAGKEKQAAQKQAGQQQRTGGGGEPGAPGEIAPIVPLDPLSLELGYALIPLVDKDKGAELLERITRIRREAALDLGLVAPRIRIIDNMRLEPSEYCFKIRGVEVARGKIRMGWYLGINPGGVSEEIPGERTVDPTFGLPAVWISEENRDRAERAGYTVVDPPAIIATHLTEVIKKHAAEILGRQEVQGIMDALRKDYPAVIDEAAKVCSLGEVQKVLQGLLREQVSIRNTIVILETLADFRPITSDISLLVEKVRQALGRQICLQYADENKTLHVLTVEPALAQKIIESRIDTVNGPMAALEPSEQRMWIRSLIQAVTTMQKNGFLPIVLAPEASARVLIKNSTDREIPDLVVLSIPEIAKDIQVEVIGEIKLEQDKN from the coding sequence ATGGCCGCAAAAAAGTACAATATCGATATCGCAGTTGCATTTACCGTCATTCTCATGGTGCTGATGTTTATCATCCCGCTCCCCACCGTGCTCCTTGATTTTTTTATGGCGCTGAACCTCACGTTCAGCCTTGTCGTATTGTTGATTGTACTGTTTACCGCGCGCGCTACCGACTTTTCGGTTTTTCCTTCATTGCTGTTGCTGAGCACCATCTTCGGACTGGTGTTGAACGTGTCCTCCACTCGTCTTATCCTTTCAAAGGGAGAGGCGTTTGACGGAGCAATGATACGGGCATTCAGTTCATTCGTTATCGGCGCATCGGGCAGTCAAGGTCTTGTGATCGGGTTTGTCATCTTTATCATCCTTATTGCAGTGCAAGCCTTTGTTATTACGAAAGGCGCCAAGCGGGTTGCCGAGGTTTCCGCCCGTTTTAAACTTGATTCTCATCCGACAAAGAGTATGTCCATCGATGCCGAATACAACGCGGGCATTATTACCGACGAAGAAGCTCGGCAGAAAAAAGAGCAGCTGCAGCGGGAAGATGACTTTTACGGCGCAATGGACGGTGCAAATCAGTTTGTGTCCGGTAACGTAAAAGTCGGTATTTTTATTACGGTTATCAACGTTATCGCCGGTTTGATTATCGGGATGGTGTTCCGAACTGAATCTTTCTCTAATGCGTTACGTACCTACACAACATTGAGTATTGGGGACGGGTTGCTTGCGCAGCTGCCTTCGCTCTTTTTGTCGGTAGCGACCGGCTTGCTGGTTACCCGTATGATCGATGAAGGATCGTTCGGGCAGGATATTAAAAAGCAGTTTTCCCAAATCGGGTGGATTTACTTTGTTGCCGCCGGTACGCTTGCTATTATGGGTGTGCTTCCCGGCTTTCCCCATGTTGTTTTATTTATTATTGCATTTGTTTTGGCCTTTGTCGGCTGGAGAATTGTCAAGGAAGAACGGACATTTAAGGCAGGTAAAGAAAAGCAAGCAGCGCAAAAACAGGCGGGGCAACAACAGCGTACCGGAGGCGGAGGAGAGCCTGGGGCACCGGGAGAAATTGCTCCCATTGTACCGCTTGATCCTTTATCGCTGGAGCTCGGCTATGCGTTGATTCCGCTTGTCGATAAGGACAAGGGGGCGGAATTGCTCGAACGTATTACACGCATCCGGCGGGAAGCTGCACTTGACCTCGGCTTGGTTGCCCCGCGTATTCGTATTATCGACAATATGCGGCTTGAACCGAGCGAATATTGTTTTAAGATTAGGGGCGTAGAAGTGGCGCGGGGCAAAATCCGCATGGGTTGGTACCTCGGTATAAACCCCGGCGGCGTTTCCGAAGAAATTCCCGGTGAGCGCACCGTCGATCCTACCTTCGGTTTACCGGCCGTGTGGATATCAGAGGAAAACCGCGACCGAGCCGAGCGAGCCGGTTATACAGTGGTAGATCCGCCTGCAATTATCGCGACGCACCTTACCGAGGTGATTAAAAAGCACGCAGCCGAAATTCTCGGGCGGCAGGAGGTGCAGGGGATTATGGATGCCCTGCGCAAAGACTATCCGGCGGTTATCGACGAAGCGGCAAAGGTATGCAGCCTCGGCGAGGTACAAAAAGTGCTGCAAGGTTTGTTACGGGAACAAGTGTCCATCCGCAATACAATCGTTATTTTGGAAACGCTTGCAGATTTCCGCCCGATTACATCCGATATTTCCCTGCTTGTTGAAAAGGTTCGGCAGGCGCTCGGACGGCAGATATGTTTACAGTATGCCGACGAAAATAAAACGCTCCATGTGCTGACAGTTGAACCTGCGCTTGCTCAAAAAATTATCGAAAGCAGAATAGATACGGTAAATGGGCCGATGGCGGCGCTTGAACCGTCCGAGCAGCGGATGTGGATACGCTCGCTTATTCAAGCAGTTACAACGATGCAGAAAAACGGCTTTCTGCCTATTGTACTGGCGCCCGAAGCTTCTGCCCGTGTTTTGATTAAAAATTCAACCGATAGGGAGATTCCTGATCTTGTTGTGCTCTCCATCCCCGAAATTGCAAAAGATATACAGGTTGAAGTGATCGGCGAGATAAAATTGGAACAGGATAAGAACTAA
- the fliQ gene encoding flagellar biosynthesis protein FliQ, giving the protein MSIGMIVNLLREGIFQVFILAAPILLAALVVGLIVAIFQATTSIQEQTLTFVPKILTILGMLALLGGWMFSILRDYTVRLFDIIPQLVQG; this is encoded by the coding sequence ATGAGTATCGGGATGATTGTCAATCTCTTGCGTGAGGGCATTTTTCAGGTATTTATATTAGCCGCCCCCATTCTGCTGGCTGCATTAGTTGTCGGTTTAATCGTAGCGATTTTTCAGGCGACAACCTCCATTCAGGAACAGACGCTCACCTTTGTACCGAAAATTTTGACGATCTTGGGTATGCTTGCGCTTTTGGGTGGCTGGATGTTCAGTATATTGCGGGACTATACTGTTCGCCTTTTTGACATTATTCCTCAGCTGGTGCAAGGTTAA
- a CDS encoding MinD/ParA family protein gives MGDQADGLRLLMKEINKGADNTGGGQDTTQKTRIIAVTSGKGGVGKTNVATNMGIAYAQMGKKVIVLDADLGLANVNVILNVIPQYNLYHVIKKQKRLSEIIIDTEYGIKLIVGASGFAKIANMAEAERNEFINEMYTLSDVDIIIIDTSAGVSKNVLSFVAAADEVVIITTSEPTAITDAYGIIKVIATEVDNMNLNLKMIINRVDSAAEGKRIADRMIKIAAQFLNLKIEYLGFIYNDPLVTKAVLKQKPFIIAEPNGKAASCLKHIVSRMEKTEIPETGGFAHFVKKLFGRSWETE, from the coding sequence ATGGGTGATCAGGCTGACGGATTACGTCTCTTAATGAAAGAAATAAATAAAGGCGCCGACAATACCGGAGGCGGTCAGGATACGACGCAAAAAACTCGGATTATTGCCGTTACCAGCGGCAAGGGGGGCGTAGGCAAAACCAATGTTGCTACCAATATGGGAATTGCTTATGCTCAGATGGGGAAGAAAGTTATTGTTCTCGATGCCGATCTCGGACTTGCCAATGTCAACGTTATTTTAAATGTCATTCCGCAGTATAATTTATATCACGTTATTAAAAAGCAAAAGAGATTGTCGGAAATTATTATCGACACCGAATATGGTATTAAATTGATTGTCGGCGCTTCCGGCTTTGCAAAGATTGCGAATATGGCAGAAGCGGAGCGCAATGAATTCATTAACGAAATGTATACCCTTTCCGATGTCGATATTATTATCATCGATACGAGCGCCGGTGTGTCAAAAAATGTATTGAGTTTTGTCGCCGCTGCCGATGAAGTGGTTATCATCACAACCTCCGAGCCGACCGCAATCACCGATGCCTACGGTATTATCAAGGTGATTGCAACGGAAGTCGATAACATGAATCTCAACCTAAAAATGATTATCAATAGAGTTGATTCTGCAGCGGAAGGTAAGCGGATTGCAGACCGTATGATAAAAATAGCTGCACAGTTTCTAAATCTTAAAATTGAATATCTCGGGTTTATCTATAATGATCCTTTGGTAACAAAAGCTGTTCTTAAACAAAAACCTTTTATTATCGCAGAACCCAACGGTAAAGCGGCAAGCTGTCTAAAGCATATTGTGTCCCGTATGGAAAAAACCGAAATTCCTGAAACCGGCGGTTTTGCGCACTTCGTAAAAAAATTATTTGGACGCAGCTGGGAAACGGAATAG